The following are from one region of the Girardinichthys multiradiatus isolate DD_20200921_A chromosome 9, DD_fGirMul_XY1, whole genome shotgun sequence genome:
- the LOC124873875 gene encoding E3 ubiquitin/ISG15 ligase TRIM25-like — translation MSAPKDPSHKSDQKQLETQQDDDLRPEEPNSKDDQGKDFPKMGQTAKTAISPLTLIKEEVKKMFKDKDTDPKPSQSAEKITSPLSLLKEDFNSLKEELSNVFRIGRSRDPENKNVAEKDNSRNNPRINVSRADEPYNSLFRQEKPCQKTAQTNHTEEAKRSQAELEISSIKQTKETEKSEKSNNTKYSLNKSEVSQLPACCSEEKTEKTKTLAPTRSETMFASKTATALQSEETKNCRHSSPDAPEEEEGKPLEKALSTETSLFPVRTNLSNQPTEDLWSLKNSAIYLTFDPNTANSELRLTNGNRKATRDWLKLRSVHHQERFEQCPQVLCREGLLDVAYWEVLWTGGVDIGVTDNSISRDTVSCLLGHNERSWSLECSNGFYTPCHNNRRFQSSSPEPFSNRVGVYLNCSAGMLSFFCISQDAMVHLHTFTFTFREPLYPCFWVWANNGSVTLCQVELDWERLL, via the exons ATGAGCGCTCCTAAGGATCCGTCACATAAAAGTGACCAGAAGCAGCTAGAAACACAGCAGGATGATGACCTCAGGCCAGAGGAGCCAAACAGTAAAGACGACCAGGGAAAAGATTTTCCTAAAATGGgtcaaacagcaaaaacagcgATCAGTCCCCTGACTCTGATCAAAGAGGAAGTGAAGAAAATGTTCAAGGACAAGGATACCGATCCGAAACCGAGCCAATCGGCGGAGAAGATTACCAGCCCTTTGTCTCTTCTTAAAGAAGACTTTAATAGTTTAAAAGAGGAACTCTCCAATGTTTTTAGAATTGGTCGTTCAAGAGACCCAGAGAACAAGAATGTAGCAGAGAAGGACAACTCCAGGAACAACCCCAGGATAAACGTCTCCAGAGCAGATGAACCTTATAATAGTCTCTTCAGACAGGAGAAACCTTGCCAAAAGACTGCTCAAACAAATCACACAGAGGAAGCAAAAAGGAGCCAAGCAGAGTTAGAAATCAGTtcaataaaacaaaccaaagaaactgaaaaaagtgagaaatcaaacaacacaaaatacagTCTGAATAAATCTGAGGTCAGTCAGCTGCCTGCTTGTTGTTCTGAGGAGAAAACCGAGAAGACCAAGACGTTGGCTCCAACACGAAGTGAGACGATGTTTGCATCAAAAACAGCTACAG CTCTTCAAAGCGAGGAGACTAAAAACTGTCGGCACAGCTCCCCTGATGCAccggaggaagaggagggtaaACCTTTAGAAAAGGCTCTATCCACTGAAACCAGTTTATTCCCTGTGAGAACTAACCTGAG TAATCAGCCAACAGAAGACTTGTGGTCTCTGAAAAACT CTGCCATTTACCTGACCTTTGACCCCAACACGGCCAACTCAGAGCTCCGCTTAACAAACGGCAACAGAAAGGCAACTCGAGACTGGTTAAAACTTCGATCTGTGCACCACCAGGAGCGATTTGAGCAATGCCCCCAGGTTCTGTGCAGAGAAGGGCTTCTGGACGTAGCTTACTGGGAGGTGTTGTGGACTGGCGGCGTTGACATTGGTGTTACTGACAACAGTATTTCCAGAGACACGGTGAGCTGCCTGCTGGGACACAACGAGCGGTCCTGGAGTCTGGAGTGCTCCAACGGATTCTACACGCCATGCCACAACAACAGAAGATTCCAGTCCTCCTCACCTGAACCCTTCAGCAATAGGGTTGGGGTTTACCTCAACTGCTCTGCTGGAATGCTGTCCTTTTTCTGCATTTCCCAGGATGCAATGGTTCACCTGCACACTTTCACCTTCACTTTCAGAGAGCCGCTATACCCATGTTTCTGGGTTTGGGCCAATAACGGCTCGGTGACACTGTGCCAGGTGGAGCTAGACTGGGAGCGACTTCTGTAG